The Glycine max cultivar Williams 82 chromosome 3, Glycine_max_v4.0, whole genome shotgun sequence sequence AAACTTTTCCCTTTTTGCAACACTCAGACTCATTCTCTCTGTTGCATTTTCCTGAAGGAGGCTTTTTTCCCCTTAGCCTTCCACTTGGCCTGCAGTTAGCACCTGCAATGCTTATTAGCCAGAAACTGGCTACAAGAATTAGAAGAAAGAGAATGGTTTGAAAAGAAGTTGTACAAATTTTGAACTTCATCGttctcttctaattttatctctCAATGATGTTGTGTAATTAGAGAGTATAATCAGCATGGGTATTTATAGAGATACCAAGCTCAAATGACATAATCTCCTTGTCAAATAAGACATTCTATAACAAgttcatttttcatttacaaTCCAATGAACATTGTTAAAATGTCACCACGTATTCAACGCTCATGATTATGTCTTATATCAAATGAAATTTAGTTTTTCCCCCATATATTCTCTCGGTTCCTAATTATGACAcccttttcaaaaatttaatttttttccttttataagattattttttaatatatattaattattttttctcctaaGCACTCTTAATTATTCTCTCAAAACATTAATGAgaatcaattaaatgaatagattttttttataaaaaaaataatagtataaataattaacacatttaatgtaatttattaaattaatcatttttaagagACGTGAAtcagatttaaaaaaatcttataattaaggGCGAAAAGAGAAGATTACATTCTTGATTCTATCTCCTGGTgctaatcttaattttaatttgtagtatTTCTCTATGGAGGGCCCCATTTGTAACATTAagattcaaagattttttctgTAATATTTAATGGaagtaattaataaatcaattaagtGTTCGCTTGACCTTGAACACATGTTCCGATCCGACAAATTATTTGGCAAAATGATAATATGATGCATAGTCATCAGCATAATATAATAGAACCATCCTGACTTATGATCTATTTATTGATCCTCATATTCTTCACAAATATTGTGTTCAGATTAGAATTAGTAGATCAGAAGTCGATTTTTTTTGTTCCCAACGTTAATAACACAGCCACCCATGTTCCtatatagtaaatattttatgttactTCTCCAAATTGAATACAGATATTAGGAACTTAGGATTCGGATCCATACGGTTGAAACTTGAAATGCAGTAATTGGCATTTTGTAATAGAAGACGGCAACATCAAATTCACCACTTTTTTGTTGGATGGAAAGGCCCCAAAAGATTAACTACAAAGTGTTGTTTGGCTAAACACCTATGGGTAGAAGTAACTGCTTGACCAAATGGTTTACCAGACAGCACCATCGATCAAAAttgatatcattaatattaaatattgggGGAATGATCAATTTAGTCTAAGAGAgatactataaaaaattaaagtaaaactttttaaatttaattaagtcaTCAGACTAAAACCTAAAATATACACAAGGATTCAAATTCTGTTTTACTAGCCTTCCAATATTTAATGAAACTAATAATTTAAGCAATATTCCTGTACGCATGTTGGGGCAATGCAAATTTACAAATTGGATAATTTACTCGAACCATCTCAAGCCTCGAATGAGATTCGATGATTCTGTGGGCAGAATTTGTCTACAGGAGAATCTAGCTTATATATGATACATGCAAATGCAGGCCAATGGTTGTTTCCCTAGCAAGAAACTGGCTTCGCTATTTTTCCAAATTAAGGAAACAATCACCACACTTACGTTTGTCATTGTCTTTTATATGCTCAttgtttttctttactttttcattttttcttttcacatggATTATAAACCATGGAGACGTACGTACAATGGCATGCGCAGCGTAGATGACCTTAATTAATAGTGAATTATTTGTCTACGAGCATTCAATAATCGGTTTTctattccaaaaaataatagCAAGATCACAACAATATTCCTATATATTATTCGTATGGTGTGTGAAAATTAGTGTTAATGGCATCTTCCATATGGAAGTTAATGAAACAGGATTTGGCACTAGCTATGCGAACAATACAAGGCAAAGCCGTACTTAGGTCATCCTTATTATTCCAAaccatataataaaatttaacaataacaGGTTGGTTGGTTTTTTCTTTGTCTAAAtcacaaatatgttttattgtagAAGTTTTGAATTAGATAAGACTATATagacaataaattaaattaaaataatatcgcACCAATTAATCCATACACTcaattgaaatcaaaatttcaCTATCTAACATGTAAGTAGGATACATGTAAGGTACCAGTACTAGGTAGGAGTACTATCTACTATGGGCACAAAATGctagatttttataaaatctaagGTACAATTActctattaaaatttttaaaaaataaatacatatataaaaatataatttaatataatcatgaataaaatttataaataatatataaaaaacacaaaacaacataatttttaaaataaaagaaaattaaattcttcaatatgacaaaaaataatttgatagaatcatttacttgaatttttttattaagactCAACAATACATAGGACAAGATCGAGTTAACTCGATTTATTGTTATAATATATCTTTTAGCTTTGCATAGTTAAatctctgtaaaaaaaaatcattgcatAGTTAAATAGTAGAATGAATGAATTTTATACAActaaaattaaagtatatatttcAAGATGAATAATatcaatacaaatataaaactATACGTACTCTTCCACACACATAATTAAGAAACATTTATAGAACAGGAAGAagacatatatacatacacacTAATAGTATTAATGAATTGAATTAAGCATCAGACCAAGGCTTCCCACACAGCCTTTGATGCATCAACAATGTTGTTAGCACAAGGAGGTTGATAGTCATGATCTGCATCACAACCCTTGGTTGAGTCACACTGATCAACCACCATGGTGATCTTCTTGTGGCACCTGCTCTTGTGGTTGAACCATCCAGTGGAGAGTGCAACTACCGGCATGTTGCCGGAATGGTACTGGTTTTTGCAGTCCGAAGGGCCACCTCCATCTCCATTCTTCTCGAAGCTGTTTAGGGTTAGGTAAGCCTTTGTGTGACTAGTCTCTGTTTTGTACATCCTGCCTTGTTCACAGCAATCAGAatcatttaatttctttgttgCATTGTTCTGGAGGGGCCTCTTTCCCTTTGATTCTTCCACTTGGATGACATTGTTGTGCTTTGGAATACATGCAATTTGATAGTAGGAGAAAAACTAGTACACAAGAACATGCTTTTGGGGAAAGACTAGTGCTCTTCATTCTGTTTATGCTCCTTAATTTGTTTGTGCCTCTTGTTGTTCTTGTACTTGTGAGTGCTTAATTTGTTTGTCCTTAAAGGGTATATATAGAAATTTCCGCATCAAGTAAATCATTAGGCTATGAGATAACAAACATATCCACCACAATACTATAGGACAATTAGTTGGTCAAAGAAAAAGTTTAACACACGACCGTGCATGTAAAGCCAAAATGACAAATACAGCATCTAGAAATTGATAACTACATATGAATAttagttctctctctctctcttagtttatatataaatatttttcttaattatcattCATTTTGTACAGGGTACGTACTATTGAAACGATAGAAACGATCAATAGGTCAATGTCCTTAAATGGTAACAGATTACAATTCCAAAATGGCAAgtctatgtttgattttgaacaCAAACTAGTACTTATACAATTATGAGATTATTGATTTGAAGTTTTTAATTGATAGTTAATCACAAACTAGTACTTTTACGCCACGACTTTGCGCCTATGCGTAATCACATGCCTCTCCACCACCAATATCAGCAAGCTTGTGCAGGAACGGTACATGTATCATTTCAACGAGTTGTGCGTAGCATTAACTCTCGAGACATCAAAGTCTTCCACTGCAACTGGCTCACTATACAAAGTGATGATCATCGTGGATATGATTTTATCTCGGACTACTTGGAAACTCATCGTTGGCCAAACATTGTGAGAGTCAAGGCTTATATGACACTGTATTTTGAAGTGAAACAGATTCTTTCCGCCATTCTTCAAGGGCTACGTAACGTCGAATTTCTGTCTTTGAATTATATTAGGGATGAGATGGACGCTGCTTCCACTCCTGATCTTCCACTGTTTAAGAATTTAGTTCAGCTAAGGATTTTTCTTAAAAGGGATGATTCCTTACTTTTTGAACTTCCTTCAAAGTGTCCCAAGTTTGAGGTTCTTCAAGTTAATATCATGCATAACCTATCAATTCTTCCTCTTTGGAAAATGCCtagtaagaagaaaaaaatgaattgagtttcttcataaattaaaataagttctccattagttaattattagttaatttgtagatgtcttcttattttttagaaaagttatataaaagagctttacaaattaattaatgaaaaactcATTTTATCTTATAGAGAAGTtcatctcaatattttttttttctcttaaaaatgtTTCTGAAGAAGTTTACCCAGACCATAAGTATAAGCTTTCTTCTTATTTCCCTTGTTCTAATATTGTTAGACTCAAGTGTAGGTAGCCGCTTTGAGCTTTCACTCCATAAATTCCATTGTGTTATTTATGTTTGAATTGGATTGGATTTTACATGTAATAAGaatttatctataaaatatataaaatctgTTAAAAAAAAGCATGTGGTCCATTCTATGTAAGTATGTAATAAACTGGTTGCTGTTGCTTTTGAGAAACTGCAGTACCATGTTCATGGCAGCATAATTGGAAGGTTTTCAAATACACAGGTCCATGCAGCACGAATCATGTTAGTGTTAATATCTGTTGTTTCACAAATTAATCATCTTCTCACACTACAGAACATTGATGGAAGCTTAAGTCTTATGAGGAGTTGTCAATTAATTGGATTACTATGATTGATTAAGCAAAAAGATTCCTTAGTTTGTTTGGACGAAAGGCTTAGCTttagaattataataatattcacACGGAAGTTGAAGTGAACAATGTTTCTCAAAATTAAGACTCTGTTTTGGTGGGTTTAAGCTTGCTTTTTGTCACCAGAACATAGCGTGTAAGTAGCTCTTTAAAATGTCAGAGGCGCAGACTATGGAAACCTTAAGTTTGACAGAGAAAATATTAAGGGAAATGCTAACGAAACTATTTTACTAACACTTTCTCtgtaattaactaaaatatgtcGGAAATGACCAATTTTGGGAACTCTTAGAGAATGATGGAAAAAAgcttcaaagaaaagaaagtgttgctaacattttttaaatattgttatcCATAAATATGTTCCTGTGTATGTATCTGGTACCTATACACATTTGTGACTGGTTGGCGATGTTGCTTAAATGCAATTTAATCTAGTATTCCGTTGGAAAAAAGCACACTAATACTAACTGCAATTCTTAGCTATTCCTGTTTCAGATTTTTAGTAACAAATATCTATTATTTGCCTGCCTTTCTTGTTCCTAGTTGATATTGGAACattcaaaattatcttttattttctctgaatTGATATCACATATTGTTTTTATCCAACTAAATTGATGCCGATTTTCGTACAAtactaaaaatttagtttaaccTATATTTTGGGACTATaatgtttgtttaattttttttgccccCTAAGTTCACTTGAATAATTATCCTATTATTTCCTTTTTGATTAATAGGCAACCAAACACTTCCAAATTTGATATCTAAAGATAATATAGTTGAAAATGTATAACAATACCATATaaaggtatatatatacatacaacaaTTTTTACATGACACACTAGACAAATTAATTAACCAACACAACACATGGAGAATAGCTAGATAGAAGGCAGGCATGTACTAGTATAGTAGCGTTAATTAGATTAAGCATCAGACCATGTAATTTCTAATCCACCCCACTGATTGTGAGGCACACCTAAGGCTTTCCAGACAGCCTTGGAGGCATCAACAATGTTGTTGGAACAAGGTGGTTGATAATCATGGTCTTCATCACATCCCATGGTTGAGTCACACTCGTCGACCACCATAGCCACCACGCTTTTGCCATTTCCACTGATGGTGATGTTGTGGAGGCACCTAATCCTGTCGTTGAACCATCCGGTGGAGAGTGCGACTACCGGTGTGTCATCGGAATGGTACTGGTTGTCACATTCTGAAGGGCCACCTCCATCTCCACCCTTTTCAAAACTATTCAGAGTGAGTTCAGCCTTTGTGTGCCTTGAAACTGCTGGCGAACATTTGTATGTTGTGTACGCCTTGCCTTGCACACAACAATCTGAATCATTCTCTTTGTTGCATTCTCCAGGAGGAGGCTTCTTTCCCATGATTCTCCCACTTGGACGACACTGTTGTGCTTCAGAACACAAACAATTTGTTGAAATGAGAATGAGCAGCAGAATAAAGGATGCTATTGAGTTAGACATCTTCATTTTGTatatgttctctcttttctatgTTGTTTTTTGCtgtgtgcttgctgaaaagggTGACATTTAGATGGTAATTTATAGGTGTAGTACTCTTTCATaatcttcttttttaattgttttaaatttattttggaaaGATGAGTTTCGTTACTGCTGGATTGTGCTAGAAAAGGACCACTGTATATTGTACTAGCATCCAATGCATGCTTCCATGCCTTAATactatataactatatatatttatttgcaaTATTGGCGTTCCCTGTACGTCCTTTAAAGTAAGTTTCCTTGCTTTCTTGCAACAATTTATTTGATCCAGGTTTGACATGAAAATTTCACTTATCGAGTTCTTGGCTTCTAGCTATGACAGGAAATATTTCTCTGGTTCTTAATATTTAAAGGATTAGCTAGCAAGTGGtgatatttgaaatttgaagctAAAGGCCTCTATTTTGTCACTTGGCTTTCCACTGTCGTTGAACCATCTGATATGGCAtctatttgattatttaataattttttatagttggCCAAATATTGTGGAATATGGCATCTATTtgattatctaataattttttatagttggCCAAATATTGTGGAAGCCAAGGttgatttaaaaatcaatatatataccTTTACCCAGTATTGTTTTACATTTTTGAACTATATTATTAGATATGAAAATTGGAATTATATTGGGTTGCCAATTAATCAGATATGAAAtcggagaaaaaaaaaattaaacaaacactTTAGTCCCAAAATACAggtgaaatcaaatttttagtTCTGTATGAAAACTAGCATCAATTTTGTTCCTTAATTACAAAATTCGATA is a genomic window containing:
- the LOC100787554 gene encoding putative ripening-related protein 1, whose translation is MKMSNSIASFILLLILISTNCLCSEAQQCRPSGRIMGKKPPPGECNKENDSDCCVQGKAYTTYKCSPAVSRHTKAELTLNSFEKGGDGGGPSECDNQYHSDDTPVVALSTGWFNDRIRCLHNITISGNGKSVVAMVVDECDSTMGCDEDHDYQPPCSNNIVDASKAVWKALGVPHNQWGGLEITWSDNCRPSGRLRGKKPPSGKCNRENESECCKKGKVYHTFKCSPPISHHTKAILTLNSFEKGGDGGGPSECDNKFYSDNTPVVALSTGWFNDKKRCHHNITIFGKGRRVHAMVVDECDSKRGCDAEHDFLPPCPNNVVDASKAVWKALGVPKRDWGESDIHWSDA